A genomic segment from Streptomyces sp. NBC_00459 encodes:
- a CDS encoding quinone oxidoreductase family protein yields MRRVRYGHTGGPLFLEEVPVPEPGPGELLVRCEAIGVTLPVVRKVTEAAEPGPLGGEIAGEVVAAGAGSTGFRPGDRVTGLCFGHSYADFAVLQESMASRVPDGASPVDAVVLVRSGLVALGALSAARPAPGETALITGAASGVGHLAVQLARTRGASRVVGAVSDPAKAGFVRSLGADEVVPYDRMGHNGHNGQDARPDEGAPRDGVASVDYVLDAVGGALLTPALATLAPGGRLVAYSSGGGTIQAYDLLVGAVTVTGFQLRRIARGQPELYERWRRELWRLFTEGTVRPVVHGEFALADAAVAHRVIESRTNLGKVVLIP; encoded by the coding sequence ATGCGCCGTGTTCGGTACGGGCACACGGGTGGCCCCCTGTTCCTGGAAGAGGTCCCCGTGCCCGAGCCCGGGCCCGGTGAGCTCCTCGTGCGGTGCGAGGCGATCGGCGTCACCCTGCCCGTCGTACGCAAGGTGACCGAGGCCGCCGAACCGGGTCCGCTCGGCGGTGAGATCGCCGGGGAGGTCGTGGCGGCGGGCGCCGGATCGACCGGCTTCCGACCCGGCGACCGGGTGACCGGGCTCTGTTTCGGCCACAGCTACGCCGACTTCGCGGTGCTCCAGGAGTCGATGGCCTCCCGTGTGCCCGACGGTGCCTCGCCGGTCGACGCGGTCGTACTCGTCCGCAGCGGGCTGGTCGCCCTCGGCGCCCTGTCCGCGGCCCGGCCCGCACCGGGCGAAACAGCGCTGATCACCGGGGCGGCGAGCGGAGTCGGGCACCTCGCGGTGCAGCTCGCGCGGACGCGCGGCGCGTCCCGGGTCGTGGGCGCCGTCTCCGACCCGGCCAAGGCCGGCTTCGTGCGCTCCCTCGGAGCCGACGAGGTCGTCCCGTACGACCGGATGGGCCACAACGGCCACAACGGCCAGGACGCCAGGCCCGACGAGGGGGCCCCGAGAGACGGAGTCGCGTCCGTGGACTATGTCCTCGACGCGGTCGGCGGAGCGTTGCTCACCCCGGCGCTGGCCACCCTCGCCCCCGGCGGGCGGCTCGTCGCGTACAGCTCGGGCGGCGGCACGATCCAGGCGTACGACCTGCTGGTGGGCGCCGTGACCGTCACCGGGTTCCAGCTGCGCCGAATAGCCCGCGGGCAACCCGAGTTGTACGAGCGGTGGCGCCGCGAACTGTGGCGGCTGTTCACCGAAGGAACCGTACGACCGGTGGTGCACGGGGAGTTCGCGCTGGCGGACGCGGCCGTCGCACACCGGGTCATCGAGTCCCGGACCAACCTCGGCAAGGTTGTCCTGATCCCTTGA
- a CDS encoding ROK family transcriptional regulator: MTARPANAHQARLLRLLRDGGPNSRAQLGDQVDLSRSKLAVEVDRLLETGLIVADGLAASRGGRRSHNIRLAPALRFLGVDIGATSIDIAVTNAELEVLGHLNQPMDVREGPVAVFEQVLSMAAKLRASGLAEGFDGAGIGVPGPVRFPEGVPVAPPIMPGWDGFPVREALSQELGCPVMVDNDVNLMAMGEQHAGVARSVGDFLCVKIGTGIGCGIVVGGEVHRGVTGSAGDIGHIQAVPDGRPCACGNRGCLEAHFSGAALARDAKEAAQQGRSAELAARWEASGALSAVDVAAAAAAGDATSLDLIREGGNRTGQVIAGLVSFFNPGLVVIGGGVTGLGHTLLAAIRTQVYRQSLPLATGNLPIVLGELGPTAGVIGAARLISDHLFSPA; the protein is encoded by the coding sequence ATGACAGCTCGACCCGCGAACGCCCATCAGGCCCGGCTGCTGCGCCTGTTGCGTGACGGCGGGCCCAACTCCCGGGCCCAGCTGGGGGACCAGGTCGACCTGTCGCGGTCCAAGCTGGCCGTGGAGGTGGACCGGCTCCTGGAGACGGGCCTGATCGTGGCCGACGGACTCGCCGCCTCGCGAGGCGGTCGCCGCTCCCACAACATCCGGCTCGCCCCCGCCCTGCGCTTCCTCGGCGTCGACATCGGCGCGACCTCGATCGACATCGCGGTCACCAACGCCGAACTGGAAGTGCTGGGACACCTCAACCAGCCCATGGACGTCCGCGAGGGCCCGGTCGCGGTCTTCGAGCAAGTCCTGTCCATGGCGGCCAAGTTGAGAGCCTCCGGGCTCGCGGAGGGGTTCGACGGCGCCGGAATCGGCGTCCCCGGTCCGGTCCGCTTCCCCGAAGGCGTACCGGTCGCTCCGCCGATCATGCCCGGCTGGGACGGCTTCCCCGTACGGGAGGCGCTCAGCCAGGAGCTGGGCTGCCCGGTGATGGTCGACAACGACGTGAACCTGATGGCGATGGGGGAGCAGCACGCGGGCGTCGCCCGTTCCGTGGGCGACTTCCTCTGCGTCAAGATCGGCACCGGTATCGGCTGCGGCATCGTCGTCGGCGGTGAGGTCCACCGCGGTGTCACCGGCAGCGCCGGCGACATCGGTCACATCCAGGCGGTACCCGACGGGCGCCCCTGCGCCTGCGGCAACCGGGGCTGCCTGGAAGCCCACTTCAGCGGCGCCGCTCTCGCCCGCGACGCCAAAGAGGCGGCCCAACAAGGACGTTCGGCGGAACTCGCGGCCCGGTGGGAGGCGAGCGGCGCCCTGAGCGCCGTCGACGTCGCCGCCGCCGCTGCCGCCGGGGACGCCACCTCGCTCGACCTGATCCGCGAGGGCGGCAACCGCACCGGCCAGGTCATCGCCGGTCTGGTCAGCTTCTTCAACCCCGGCCTGGTGGTGATCGGCGGCGGGGTGACCGGCCTCGGCCACACCCTGCTCGCCGCGATCAGAACCCAGGTCTACCGCCAGTCGCTGCCACTGGCCACGGGCAACCTGCCCATCGTCCTGGGGGAGTTGGGCCCCACCGCCGGAGTCATCGGCGCGGCCCGCCTCATCAGCGACCACCTGTTCTCACCCGCGTAA
- a CDS encoding ABC transporter permease, whose translation MTQPVSPPRDSTDKIPSAGQLPAWRTMVARADVRTLSLLGVLAALIVVGGITKPDEFLDTRNLQLVLTQASVIGVVTVGMTFVIMSGGIDLSVGAIVALSSVWATTVATQEYGFAGILFTAVLVGVACGLVNGLLIAYGGMVPFIATLAMLASARGLALQITDGATQIVTIDSVLDLGERDAYILGIPPLVMVFAVVTILGWLILNRTTFGRRTVAVGGNAEAARLAGIDVRRQRLYLYLLSGLCCGIAAFLLIILTGSGQNTNGNLYELDAIAAAIIGGTLLSGGRGTIVGSVLGVLIFITITNIFALNNLQSDVQQIAKGAIIVAAVLVQRRTASTT comes from the coding sequence ATGACGCAACCCGTGTCCCCGCCGCGCGACAGCACCGACAAGATCCCGTCGGCCGGTCAACTCCCGGCCTGGCGGACCATGGTGGCCCGCGCCGACGTCCGCACCCTCTCCCTCCTCGGCGTGCTCGCCGCGCTGATCGTCGTCGGCGGCATCACCAAGCCCGACGAGTTCCTCGACACCCGCAACCTCCAACTCGTCCTCACCCAGGCCTCGGTGATCGGTGTCGTCACCGTCGGCATGACCTTCGTCATCATGTCGGGCGGCATCGACCTGTCGGTCGGCGCGATCGTCGCCCTCTCCTCCGTGTGGGCGACCACCGTCGCCACCCAGGAGTACGGATTCGCGGGCATCCTCTTCACCGCGGTGCTCGTCGGAGTGGCCTGCGGACTGGTCAACGGCCTGCTCATCGCGTACGGCGGGATGGTCCCGTTCATCGCCACGCTCGCCATGCTGGCCTCGGCGCGCGGACTCGCCCTCCAGATCACGGACGGCGCGACACAGATCGTCACGATCGACAGCGTTCTCGACCTCGGCGAGCGTGACGCGTACATCCTCGGCATCCCGCCGCTGGTCATGGTCTTCGCGGTAGTGACGATCCTCGGCTGGCTGATCCTGAACCGCACCACCTTCGGCCGCCGCACGGTCGCCGTGGGCGGCAACGCGGAGGCGGCCCGCCTGGCCGGCATCGACGTACGCCGCCAGCGCCTCTACCTCTACCTCCTGTCCGGACTGTGCTGCGGGATCGCCGCCTTCCTGCTGATCATCCTGACCGGCTCGGGCCAGAACACCAACGGCAACCTGTACGAGCTCGACGCCATCGCCGCCGCGATCATCGGCGGCACCCTGCTCAGCGGGGGTCGCGGCACCATCGTCGGCTCCGTCCTGGGCGTCCTGATCTTCATCACCATCACCAACATCTTCGCCCTGAACAACCTGCAGAGCGATGTGCAGCAGATCGCCAAGGGCGCGATCATCGTCGCCGCCGTGCTCGTCCAGCGCCGTACCGCAAGCACGACCTGA
- a CDS encoding beta-ketoacyl-ACP synthase III, which yields MNGSRIAAVGHYQPAKVLTNEDLAGLVDTNDEWIRSRVGIRTRHIAGPDEPVDELAAHAAAKALAAAGLAASDIDLVLVATSTAIDRSPNMAARVANRIGIPSAATMDLNVVCAGFTHALATADHAVRAGGSVRALVIGADKMSAVTDWTDRTTCVLVGDGAGAAVVEACPADAGGPAGIGPVLWGSVPEMGHAVRIEGTPPRFAQEGQSVYRWATTQLPRIARQACERAGLTPEELAGVVLHQANLRIIEPLAAKIGAVNAVVARDVVESGNTSAASIPLAFSKLVERGEISKGDPVLLFGFGGNLSYAGQVVRCP from the coding sequence ATGAACGGCTCGCGCATCGCCGCCGTCGGTCACTACCAGCCCGCCAAGGTGCTCACCAACGAGGATCTGGCGGGCCTGGTCGACACCAACGACGAGTGGATCAGAAGCCGGGTGGGCATCCGTACGCGCCACATCGCCGGTCCCGACGAGCCCGTCGACGAGCTGGCCGCGCACGCCGCCGCCAAGGCGCTCGCGGCGGCGGGACTGGCAGCGAGCGACATCGACCTTGTCCTCGTCGCCACCTCGACCGCCATCGACCGCTCCCCGAACATGGCCGCCCGGGTCGCCAACAGGATCGGCATCCCCTCGGCGGCCACCATGGACCTCAACGTCGTGTGCGCCGGCTTCACCCACGCCCTGGCCACGGCCGACCACGCCGTACGGGCCGGGGGATCCGTACGGGCCCTCGTCATCGGCGCCGACAAGATGTCCGCCGTGACGGACTGGACCGACCGTACGACCTGCGTGCTCGTCGGGGACGGGGCGGGCGCGGCGGTCGTCGAAGCCTGTCCGGCGGACGCGGGGGGACCCGCCGGTATTGGGCCCGTGCTGTGGGGCTCGGTGCCCGAGATGGGGCACGCGGTACGGATCGAGGGCACGCCCCCGCGGTTCGCGCAGGAGGGGCAGAGCGTCTACCGCTGGGCCACCACCCAGCTGCCGCGCATCGCCCGCCAGGCCTGCGAGCGCGCGGGCCTGACCCCCGAGGAACTCGCCGGTGTCGTTCTGCACCAGGCCAACCTGCGCATCATCGAACCGCTGGCGGCGAAGATCGGCGCGGTGAACGCCGTCGTGGCACGCGATGTCGTCGAGTCCGGCAACACCTCGGCCGCCAGCATCCCGCTCGCCTTCTCGAAGCTGGTCGAGCGCGGCGAGATCTCCAAGGGCGACCCGGTCCTGCTGTTCGGCTTCGGCGGCAACCTCTCGTACGCCGGGCAGGTCGTCCGCTGCCCGTGA
- the fdhD gene encoding formate dehydrogenase accessory sulfurtransferase FdhD codes for MGRVTERRKVIRIRDGAISARPDTLVAEEPMEIRLNGKPIAITMRTPGDDFALAAGFLVSEGVLAERRDLQNIVYCAGATEDGSNTYNVVDVRTAPDVVLPDITLERNVYTTSSCGLCGKASLDAVRTTARWAIDDGADAPPVRVTPELLASLPDRLRAAQRVFDRTGGLHAAALFTEEGELLDIREDVGRHNAVDKLVGRALQNGDLPLSRVILLVSGRASFELAQKAVMAGIPVLAAVSAPSSLAVDLAAESGLTLVGFLRGANMNVYAGEDRIALQAAASQG; via the coding sequence ATGGGACGAGTCACGGAACGACGCAAGGTGATCCGGATCAGGGACGGGGCGATCTCCGCCCGTCCGGACACGCTCGTCGCCGAGGAACCCATGGAGATCCGGCTGAACGGCAAGCCGATCGCCATCACCATGCGCACCCCGGGCGACGACTTCGCGCTCGCCGCCGGCTTCCTGGTGAGCGAGGGCGTGCTGGCCGAGCGGCGGGACCTCCAGAACATCGTGTACTGCGCGGGCGCCACGGAGGACGGTTCGAACACGTACAACGTGGTGGACGTGCGGACGGCTCCGGACGTGGTGCTGCCCGACATCACGCTGGAGCGGAACGTGTACACGACGTCCTCGTGCGGCCTGTGCGGCAAGGCGAGCCTGGACGCGGTCCGTACGACGGCCCGCTGGGCCATCGACGACGGCGCCGACGCTCCCCCGGTCCGGGTGACACCCGAACTGCTCGCGAGCCTCCCCGACCGGCTCCGCGCGGCCCAACGGGTGTTCGACCGGACCGGGGGCCTGCACGCGGCGGCCCTGTTCACGGAGGAGGGCGAACTGCTCGACATCCGGGAGGACGTGGGCCGGCACAACGCCGTCGACAAGCTGGTCGGGCGGGCGCTGCAGAACGGCGACCTGCCCCTGTCCCGGGTGATCCTGCTGGTCTCCGGCCGGGCGTCGTTCGAACTGGCGCAGAAGGCGGTCATGGCCGGGATCCCGGTACTGGCGGCCGTCTCGGCGCCCTCGTCGCTCGCCGTCGACCTGGCGGCCGAGTCAGGGCTGACCCTGGTGGGCTTCCTCCGGGGCGCCAACATGAACGTGTACGCGGGCGAGGACCGTATCGCCCTGCAGGCCGCGGCCTCCCAGGGCTGA
- a CDS encoding sialidase family protein: protein MPSSLHARLRSTLTAVFTTAALLLALPSPAGAEQATGTATFEQQVLFRASQDPGYACYRIPAIVRTLKGTLLAFAEGRKDNCGDAGDIDIVVKRSTDDGRTWGPVQVVNDGGVDTHGNPAPIVDRETGRILLAESWNTGRGGGNCPVPCDRTPHLQYSDDDGLTWSAPRDLSAEIMPPQWNSWYATGPVHGIQLTRGPHAGRLVFGVNTETWDGSRISANHAALIISDDGGDHWKVGATDSWPIAADGTFRQKPSEVTLTERSDGVILVSGREQDGTDLGHRTQAFSADGGSSFLAPFRALPDLYAPQVQCSTVGFGARVLLACPGDPDRRRTMMIRSSYDGGRTWDSVDRGTVVTRDWSGYSDLVKIDGATVGLMYEGGTVDARDEIRFARFTEDWLTPARGPDPTTRDLAPLARPAAVLGGAAQTTGVFGAGALEFDGVDDAVRLPYSNRLPLGTKDFTVALWFRTTATTGDRPLLWMGGVGSTQPQVWLRAEPASNRVRGLITVRDGASAVRTASASSVGTYNDGQWHFAALRRGGGQLTLFVDGTAVSVADVTGSVSRNSVFGVHIGQRVDSLQHFSGAIDDVRVWDRALGTAELSKASMTATVDPATATGSTVLWLPMDQVNASRSAD, encoded by the coding sequence ATGCCGTCAAGTCTTCACGCACGTCTCAGATCCACCCTCACGGCCGTGTTCACCACGGCCGCTCTGCTGCTCGCACTGCCGAGCCCCGCAGGCGCCGAACAGGCCACCGGGACGGCCACGTTCGAGCAGCAGGTTCTCTTCCGGGCCTCCCAGGACCCCGGTTACGCCTGCTACCGGATCCCCGCGATCGTCCGGACCCTGAAGGGCACGCTGCTGGCCTTCGCCGAGGGGCGCAAGGACAACTGCGGGGACGCCGGTGACATCGATATCGTCGTCAAGCGGTCGACCGACGACGGGCGCACCTGGGGTCCGGTCCAGGTGGTCAACGACGGCGGAGTCGACACACACGGCAACCCGGCACCGATCGTGGACCGGGAGACCGGCCGCATCCTCCTCGCGGAGAGCTGGAACACGGGCCGGGGCGGCGGCAACTGCCCGGTGCCGTGCGACCGCACTCCCCATCTGCAGTACAGCGACGACGACGGGCTGACCTGGTCCGCGCCGCGCGACCTGAGCGCCGAGATCATGCCGCCGCAGTGGAACTCCTGGTATGCGACGGGCCCCGTGCACGGCATCCAGCTCACCCGGGGCCCGCATGCGGGCCGGCTCGTCTTCGGTGTCAACACCGAGACATGGGACGGCAGTCGGATCAGCGCCAACCACGCCGCGCTGATCATCAGCGACGACGGCGGTGACCACTGGAAGGTCGGTGCCACCGACAGCTGGCCGATCGCGGCCGACGGCACCTTCCGGCAGAAACCGTCCGAGGTGACGCTCACCGAGCGCTCGGACGGGGTGATCCTGGTCAGCGGTCGCGAACAGGACGGTACGGACCTCGGACACCGCACCCAGGCCTTCAGCGCGGACGGCGGCAGCAGCTTCCTCGCCCCCTTCCGTGCTCTCCCTGATCTCTACGCGCCCCAGGTCCAGTGCTCCACCGTGGGCTTCGGCGCCCGCGTGCTGCTGGCCTGCCCGGGCGATCCCGACCGGCGCCGGACGATGATGATCCGCTCCTCGTACGACGGCGGGCGCACCTGGGACAGCGTGGACCGGGGCACGGTCGTCACCCGGGACTGGTCGGGCTACTCCGACCTGGTGAAGATCGACGGCGCGACGGTGGGCCTGATGTACGAGGGCGGCACCGTCGACGCACGCGACGAGATCCGCTTCGCCCGCTTCACCGAGGACTGGCTGACCCCGGCGCGCGGCCCGGACCCGACCACCCGTGACCTGGCCCCGCTCGCCCGCCCGGCCGCCGTCCTGGGCGGCGCCGCGCAGACCACCGGCGTGTTCGGCGCCGGCGCGCTGGAGTTCGACGGCGTGGACGACGCCGTACGCCTCCCGTACAGCAACCGGCTGCCGCTCGGCACCAAGGACTTCACCGTGGCCCTCTGGTTCCGCACCACGGCGACGACCGGTGACCGGCCGCTGCTGTGGATGGGCGGGGTCGGCTCCACCCAGCCGCAGGTCTGGCTGCGCGCCGAGCCCGCGAGCAACAGGGTCCGTGGCCTGATCACCGTCCGGGACGGCGCGTCGGCCGTCAGGACGGCCTCCGCTTCCTCGGTGGGCACCTACAACGACGGCCAGTGGCACTTCGCGGCCCTGCGCCGTGGCGGCGGCCAGCTCACCCTCTTCGTCGACGGTACGGCGGTCAGCGTGGCGGACGTGACCGGATCCGTCAGCCGCAACTCGGTGTTCGGGGTGCACATCGGTCAACGGGTGGACAGCTTGCAGCACTTCAGTGGTGCGATCGACGATGTCCGGGTGTGGGACCGGGCGTTGGGGACCGCTGAACTGTCCAAGGCTTCCATGACGGCGACGGTGGATCCGGCGACGGCCACCGGCAGCACGGTTCTGTGGCTGCCCATGGACCAGGTGAACGCGAGTCGCTCCGCGGATTAG
- a CDS encoding MFS transporter small subunit: MSSESSPSEGAGPPPDRRPLIAFAWLWVGAPLCYGVYELVQKATQLFTG, encoded by the coding sequence ATGTCCAGCGAGAGCAGTCCGTCTGAGGGTGCGGGCCCGCCGCCCGACCGCCGGCCCCTGATCGCGTTCGCCTGGCTGTGGGTGGGGGCGCCGCTCTGCTACGGCGTGTATGAGCTGGTGCAGAAGGCGACACAGCTGTTCACGGGGTAG
- a CDS encoding MarR family winged helix-turn-helix transcriptional regulator: MSVELRSIRVLPSWILGRAADRGRALVAAALAREGLKMWHHVVLSAVAELGPVAQAELVRGVGLDAKDMVGVLNDLQDASLVVRAPDPHDRRKNAVTVTAEGRRLLARCERAARKANDELLAPLTVVERELFMGLLTRVSGTT; this comes from the coding sequence ATGTCTGTCGAACTTCGTTCCATACGCGTCCTCCCCAGCTGGATCCTGGGGAGGGCGGCCGACCGCGGGAGGGCGCTGGTCGCCGCCGCGCTGGCCCGCGAAGGGCTGAAGATGTGGCATCACGTGGTGCTGTCCGCCGTCGCGGAGCTGGGCCCGGTCGCGCAGGCCGAACTGGTGCGCGGGGTGGGGCTCGACGCCAAGGACATGGTCGGCGTCCTCAACGACCTTCAGGACGCCTCACTGGTCGTGCGCGCACCGGACCCGCACGACCGGCGCAAGAACGCGGTGACGGTCACGGCCGAGGGCCGCCGGCTGCTGGCCCGCTGCGAGCGGGCCGCGCGAAAGGCGAACGACGAACTGCTGGCGCCGCTCACGGTCGTGGAACGCGAGCTGTTCATGGGCCTGCTCACCCGGGTTTCGGGCACGACATGA
- a CDS encoding OFA family MFS transporter, with protein MSPPIAPPGWSRWLVPPAALSVHLSIGQAYAWSVFKPPLESALGLSGTQSALPFQLGIVMLGLSAAFGGTLVERNGPRWAMTVALVCFSSGFLLASLGAATEQYWLIVFGYGFVGGIGLGIGYISPVSTLIKWFPDRPGMATGIAIMGFGGGALIASPWSAQMLESFGSDSSGIALAFLVHGLSYAVFMSLGVLLVRVPRGEKPIGGGASGPSALSGVQVSARSAVRTPQFWCLWVILCMNVTAGIGILEKAAPMIKDFFADSSTPVSVSAAAGFVALLSAANMAGRIGWSSTSDLIGRKNIYRVYLGVGALMYASIAWFGDSSKPLFILCALVILSFYGGGFATVPAYLKDLFGTYQVGAIHGRLLTAWSTAGVLGPLIVNWIADRQEEAGKHGSALYGLSFYIMIGLLAVGFVANELVRPVDPRHHIPAPKEAADVQREQSV; from the coding sequence ATGAGTCCCCCCATCGCGCCCCCCGGCTGGAGCCGCTGGCTCGTACCCCCGGCCGCCCTCTCGGTCCATCTCTCCATCGGTCAGGCCTACGCCTGGAGCGTCTTCAAGCCGCCGCTGGAATCCGCGCTCGGCCTCAGCGGCACCCAGAGCGCGCTGCCCTTCCAGCTCGGCATCGTGATGCTCGGCCTGTCCGCCGCGTTCGGCGGCACCCTCGTAGAGCGCAACGGGCCCCGCTGGGCCATGACCGTCGCCCTGGTCTGCTTCTCCTCCGGCTTCCTGCTCGCCTCGCTCGGCGCCGCCACCGAGCAGTACTGGCTGATCGTCTTCGGCTACGGCTTCGTCGGCGGCATCGGCCTCGGCATCGGGTACATCTCGCCCGTCTCCACCCTGATCAAGTGGTTCCCGGACCGGCCCGGCATGGCCACCGGCATCGCGATCATGGGTTTCGGCGGCGGTGCGCTCATCGCCTCGCCCTGGTCGGCGCAGATGCTGGAGTCGTTCGGCTCCGACAGCTCCGGGATCGCGCTCGCCTTCCTCGTGCACGGACTGTCGTACGCCGTGTTCATGTCGCTCGGGGTGCTCCTGGTGCGGGTGCCGCGCGGTGAGAAGCCCATCGGCGGCGGCGCGAGCGGGCCGAGCGCCCTCTCGGGCGTCCAGGTCTCAGCGCGCAGCGCCGTGCGGACCCCGCAGTTCTGGTGCCTGTGGGTCATCCTCTGTATGAACGTGACCGCGGGCATCGGCATCCTGGAGAAGGCCGCGCCGATGATCAAGGACTTCTTCGCGGACAGCTCCACCCCTGTCTCGGTGTCGGCGGCGGCCGGTTTCGTCGCGCTGCTGTCGGCGGCCAACATGGCGGGCCGGATCGGCTGGTCCTCCACCTCCGACCTGATCGGCCGCAAGAACATCTACCGCGTCTACCTCGGTGTGGGGGCGCTGATGTACGCGTCGATCGCCTGGTTCGGGGACTCCTCCAAGCCGCTGTTCATCCTGTGCGCCCTGGTGATCCTCTCCTTCTACGGCGGCGGCTTCGCCACCGTCCCCGCCTATCTGAAGGACCTCTTCGGGACCTACCAGGTCGGCGCGATCCACGGGCGGCTGCTCACCGCCTGGTCCACGGCCGGTGTTCTCGGCCCGCTGATCGTCAACTGGATCGCCGACCGGCAGGAGGAGGCCGGCAAACACGGCTCGGCACTCTACGGGCTGTCCTTCTACATCATGATCGGACTGCTCGCCGTCGGCTTCGTCGCCAACGAACTCGTCCGCCCCGTCGACCCCCGCCATCACATCCCCGCACCGAAGGAGGCCGCCGATGTCCAGCGAGAGCAGTCCGTCTGA
- a CDS encoding sugar ABC transporter ATP-binding protein: MAPEPPLLSMSGITKSFPGVRALDGVDLDVQAGEVHCLLGQNGAGKSTLIKVLAGAHQPDDGTISWRGEPVTLRSPIAAMRLGIATIYQELDLVEHLSVAENVHLGHEPTAAGFVVRGKAAKASTAALLKRLGHPEVDPGRLVGELSAAQQQIVSMARALSHDVRLIVMDEPSAALDPEEVDNLFRIVGDLTADGVAVVYISHRLEEIRRIGDRVTVLKDGRAVAGGLPAKSTPTREVVALMTGRNVEYVFPERRTTPQDVGAVPVLEVQGLARQGEFAPVDLTVRPGEIVGLAGLVGSGRSEILETIYGARRPTAGQVIVDGKALRPGSVRAAVRAGLGLAPEERKAQALLMLESVTRNVSVSSISRFAHGGWIDRGAELGAARAATRELSLRPDNPSVPVRTLSGGNQQKAVLARWLLRGCRVLLLDEPTRGVDVGARAELYAVIRRLADEGLAVLLVSSEVPEVLGLADRVLVLREGQVVHTAPARELDEHRVLDLVMEGAPVASASSAAGSSAAGERGPAS, from the coding sequence ATGGCACCAGAACCACCGCTGCTCAGCATGTCCGGCATCACCAAGTCGTTCCCCGGAGTCCGCGCCCTCGACGGCGTCGACCTCGACGTCCAGGCCGGCGAAGTGCACTGTCTGCTCGGCCAGAACGGCGCCGGGAAGTCCACCCTCATCAAGGTCCTGGCCGGCGCCCACCAGCCCGACGACGGCACGATCAGCTGGCGCGGCGAGCCGGTCACCCTGCGCTCGCCCATCGCCGCCATGCGTCTCGGCATCGCCACCATCTACCAGGAACTCGACCTGGTGGAGCATCTGTCGGTGGCCGAGAACGTCCACCTCGGCCATGAACCCACGGCCGCCGGATTCGTCGTACGGGGAAAGGCGGCCAAGGCGTCGACTGCCGCACTGCTCAAGCGACTCGGGCACCCGGAGGTCGATCCCGGGCGCCTGGTCGGGGAGTTGTCGGCGGCGCAGCAGCAGATCGTGTCGATGGCGCGGGCACTCTCCCACGACGTACGGCTGATCGTCATGGACGAGCCCTCCGCCGCGCTCGACCCGGAGGAGGTCGACAACCTCTTCCGGATCGTCGGCGACCTGACCGCCGACGGGGTCGCCGTCGTCTACATCTCGCACCGGCTGGAGGAGATCCGCCGCATCGGCGACCGCGTGACCGTGCTCAAGGACGGCCGCGCGGTGGCCGGCGGACTCCCCGCCAAGTCCACGCCGACCCGCGAGGTCGTCGCCCTGATGACCGGCCGGAACGTCGAGTACGTGTTCCCGGAGCGCCGCACGACACCACAGGACGTGGGCGCCGTACCGGTCCTCGAAGTCCAGGGGCTGGCCAGGCAAGGCGAGTTCGCGCCCGTCGACCTCACCGTCCGCCCCGGCGAGATCGTCGGCCTCGCCGGACTGGTCGGGTCCGGACGCTCGGAGATCCTGGAGACGATCTACGGCGCCCGCAGACCGACCGCCGGTCAAGTCATCGTCGACGGAAAGGCGTTGAGGCCCGGCAGCGTACGCGCCGCAGTGCGCGCCGGGCTCGGGCTCGCCCCCGAGGAACGCAAGGCGCAGGCCCTGCTGATGCTGGAGTCCGTCACCCGCAATGTGTCGGTCTCCTCCATCTCCCGCTTCGCACACGGCGGTTGGATCGACCGGGGCGCCGAACTGGGCGCCGCCCGCGCCGCCACCCGCGAGCTGTCGCTACGGCCCGACAACCCCTCCGTACCCGTCCGCACCCTCTCCGGCGGCAACCAGCAGAAGGCGGTCCTCGCCCGCTGGCTGCTGCGCGGCTGCCGTGTCCTGCTGCTCGACGAACCCACCCGGGGCGTCGACGTCGGAGCCCGCGCCGAGCTGTACGCGGTGATCCGCCGCCTAGCCGACGAGGGCCTCGCCGTCCTGCTGGTCTCCAGCGAAGTGCCCGAGGTGCTCGGCCTCGCCGACCGTGTCCTGGTCCTGCGCGAGGGCCAGGTCGTCCACACGGCACCCGCCCGCGAACTCGACGAACACCGCGTGCTCGACCTCGTGATGGAAGGAGCCCCTGTGGCCAGCGCATCCTCTGCGGCCGGCAGCTCTGCGGCCGGTGAAAGGGGCCCCGCATCATGA